The Nitrosococcus watsonii C-113 genome includes the window TTACCGTATAGGCAAAAGGTTTGCCAGCTTCCAACTGAGGTGGCTCAACCCGCGGCATACTAGCAGGTCGCAAGGATTTTTCTTTGATCGCATCACGAAAACTATCCCGTACAAATTCATCCGATACCTCTTGGCGTACAGCTGAGCCGTACCGACGTTCTACCACCTTGTAAGGGACTTTGCCAGGACGAAAACCATCCATTTTTATTCTCGGAACCATGGAACGCAGACGCTCTTGCACCCTGTTTTCAAAATTACCCTCCGGTAATGTGATGGTCAAGCGCCGTTCTAGTTCGCCGGTCGCTTCTACCGTGACCTGCATAAATATATTACCTCAATCTATTTAGTGTTTTAATATAGAAAAACCTAGCAAAGCTGTTAATTGGTGCGAAAGGAGAGACTCGAACTCTCACGGGATTTCCCCACTGGTACCTAAAACCAGCGCGTCTACCGATTCCGCCACTTTCGCGTAATACTAATCATAAATAGGTATTATTAGCACATATATAGCATATTTTTTAAAAAGTAGCCTATATATACTCTAATTTTTTGAAAGCTCTATGCTAAACTCAATAGGAGATACGGCTTCAAAGAGAAGGTGGTATCTGCGTAAAATTTGGCAACTTCTCTAAAAACCAATGCTGTGATTGTTCTTCATACCACCAATTCTGCTGATCATTAAGTGTACGTACAACGTTATCGTCCGGATAATAGTAATTAAACTTAATAGTGACTTTAGCTGTTAACCCGTCTTCCGATAGCTGCCGCCTAAGAACCTCATACCTAGTTATCCGAGCGTTATTCAAAAAATCCCGGGAAACAAGTTTAGATGGCCCATTTCGAGGTCGTACTAAAGTATCTAAAATCTCATAATGCTGCCAACGTATGCTGGAAGCATAAGACTGAATTGCATCTTCCAGGATAATAAGGCGATCCTTCGTGAGCCCGCTGCTGGCACACCCGGCCAAGAAACCTATTCCTAAAAACAAAATTTTCAGCCCTGGAAAAAAGAAAGCCTCTCCCAAAACCCTCTCTTCCTGGTTTCGGTATAAAGAATTGTATATTCCCATTGTATATGCCCCCGTGCATGTAGTTCCCTAAGATACAGACGCTTTTTAAACTTACGCTTTTCTTTGGGCGGGGCAAATAGCGATAAATGTGCCCGAGTTTCTTCTAAGACGCTGCAGATCTCTTGAGATTCCTCGCTATTTTTAATACAGTCCTTAATGATTAATTGGATTCCAAGCCCAGTGAGTGCATAAGAAGAATGATTTAAAATTTCTCCAACCAACTCTTGGCCAACGCCAGGTCTGGGTTGAAATTCAACCGTAATGAATTCGATCTGCTCGATAGGAATAATATTTCTAACTTCTTTGGCACCTTCTTCCTCAGGTTGAGATATAAAAAAGCCGATTAAAGTCAATAAGATAATGCCTCCTAATGTCTGGAGGCGAAATTTAGCCGGAACGATGAAAATAAGAAAAAGAGCGAGCAGAAATAACCAAACCATTAGCGGTCTCACAAACATAATAAACCGATGCGCTTCTCAGCTAAAGGTAAAAATTAATAAATAAAATAAATGAGCCTGACTTTAAAATCGGTTATAGAATAAAATTCTAAAATTATTTAAGGCCAAAAAGCAGTGACACGGAAAAATTTTTAAATAGTTTATGAGCAGGAATATAGTTTTTCCCCTTATTCCGCACTATTGTTATTATTTCGTCAGTCAACACATTAGTGAATTTTTCGTATCCATTGACTTCCGGTATTTCCACCCAGGTTCCTTTCCACAGCGACTCACCAAGGGGCAGTCCATCCCCGTTGTCGCCTAAAAGCGCAAACCACCTGGGAACAACAGAAAGTACTAGCTTATTTTGATGTCTTCTTGCGAATGCACAAATATGCTTTGCTTTAGCTCCATGAACAGATAGAGCGGTATAATCCCCTTTCTCAAAAAGGAAGGGCAACCTCGCACGAAAAGATAGGACTTTCCAAGTCAGATAAAGTTTTACCAGGCTATTTTCTTTATTTCTCAGCAGTTCGTAGGTATGGAATGCCAAAGGCTGCCCTGAATGAATCAGCAGCATTAAATGCTGGAGCATTCGTTGCCTTAACGCAAAATCCACGGGATGACGGTTATCGGGATCAACAAGTTGGAATTCCCAAAGTTCATTACCCTGGTAAATATCTGGCACACCAGGAACAGTCAATTTTAATAAAAGTTGAGATAATCCATTTAGTAAGCCAAATCTTGCCACTCGCTTCTGAAAGGGTATAAAATCCACTAAAAAAGGATTTTTTTCCAGATTACCCAAAGCATTACGCACAAAATGGACCACTGCCGTTTCGTACTCTATATTAGGATTTATCCAAGAAGTATGAACTTTAGCTTCTTTAATTGCTTTTAGCATATAGGCCTCAATGCGGCCTTGAAAGTTGATTAACCTCTCCTCGCTCATTTCAAGCAGAGGCCAAGCACCAAGCACTGTTTGGTAAAATAAATACTCGTCATTCCGGCTTGGGGCACGAAATCCATTTAGCCTGCGTACTTTAGAACGGTTGATGCGTGTCCATCGACTTAAGCGCTTACGCCATTCTTCTGGTATTTCAGAAAGCACATTGAGGCGAGCACGTACATCCTCGCTGCGCTTGCTGTCATGAGTTGAAGAAGTTATCATACCATGGGGCCAGTGTTGGACCCTTTCTTGGTTAGCTCGATGAAAAGAGGGAAGAGAAACTCCAAAGTTTCTCGGATCACTGCCGACATCATTGAGGGAAACCAAATAATTGTATATATATAATGCAGTATCCTCAAGAGCTTTAGCCATAACTGGCCCCGTATATTGTTGGAATCGCATAACGAAGGGAATAACCCCCTCGGGGAATTCGCTCCTTAATGAAGCTTCCAACAAGAGAATAGCTTGGATAAAGTCAAAAATACTGATGTCGGCAGCGGGACTCCTCTTCTTTGCTTGGACCACGGCCCACTGGACAAAGCGCTTATCTTCTTCCGAAACCTGATTCGTAGCTACGTAGGTACGATAAACAGGGAAACAAGCAACCACTTCCGTTAATGCCTCACGCAGTCCATTTAAAGTAAAATCCCGGGTATGTCGATCCCTTTGAGCAATGCTATTAAGCCTATTGGCAAGTACTGTAAGCTCACTAGAAAGCTGGACCCGAATGATGATTTTTTTAC containing:
- the treY gene encoding malto-oligosyltrehalose synthase — encoded protein: MYYIQGSKIIKIPRATYRLQFNSQFTFADAEAIVPYLHELGVSHCYASPYLKARSGSPHGYDIVDHNALNPEIGDEETFSSWILALRRHEMGQILDIVPNHMGVGGDDNGWWLDVLEHGPASEYAGYFDIDWRPIKEELRGKVLLPLLGDHYGTVLEKGELELTFDLERGQFSLCFYHHRFPIDPNTYPDILGYRMERLADHFPEEEVSFLEYQSLITAFQHLPSRHDTSDEKRAERLRDCAIYKRRLAESCRKYPAIGAFVLDTVAVLNGVVEQPESFNQLHYLLERQAYRLAYWRVAADEINYRRFFDINDLAGLRMENQAVFETTHRFILELVKKGEVDGLRIDHPDGLYDPLSYYQHLNKKIIDIQGEGERNHFSHPISKPNYYIVIEKILASYEHLPENWPVCGTTGYEFASLNNGLFIYPSSQKEFEQLYSRFIGRSWDFDQLLYERKKIIIRVQLSSELTVLANRLNSIAQRDRHTRDFTLNGLREALTEVVACFPVYRTYVATNQVSEEDKRFVQWAVVQAKKRSPAADISIFDFIQAILLLEASLRSEFPEGVIPFVMRFQQYTGPVMAKALEDTALYIYNYLVSLNDVGSDPRNFGVSLPSFHRANQERVQHWPHGMITSSTHDSKRSEDVRARLNVLSEIPEEWRKRLSRWTRINRSKVRRLNGFRAPSRNDEYLFYQTVLGAWPLLEMSEERLINFQGRIEAYMLKAIKEAKVHTSWINPNIEYETAVVHFVRNALGNLEKNPFLVDFIPFQKRVARFGLLNGLSQLLLKLTVPGVPDIYQGNELWEFQLVDPDNRHPVDFALRQRMLQHLMLLIHSGQPLAFHTYELLRNKENSLVKLYLTWKVLSFRARLPFLFEKGDYTALSVHGAKAKHICAFARRHQNKLVLSVVPRWFALLGDNGDGLPLGESLWKGTWVEIPEVNGYEKFTNVLTDEIITIVRNKGKNYIPAHKLFKNFSVSLLFGLK